The following proteins are encoded in a genomic region of Rhodospirillaceae bacterium:
- the rplK gene encoding 50S ribosomal protein L11, which produces MAKKVTGQIKLQVPAGQANPSPPIGPALGQAGLNIMEFCKAFNAQTQNLEQGMPIPCVITAYADRTFDFITKTPPASFFLKKAAKLAKGSGETGKEVIGRVTMAQCREIAEAKMVDLNAHDLDQAAKMIAGSAKSMGLEVVG; this is translated from the coding sequence ATGGCAAAAAAAGTTACGGGTCAGATAAAGCTACAAGTGCCCGCAGGACAGGCGAATCCTTCGCCGCCGATTGGTCCTGCACTGGGTCAGGCTGGTCTGAACATTATGGAATTCTGCAAAGCGTTTAACGCGCAAACCCAGAATTTGGAACAAGGCATGCCGATCCCTTGCGTTATTACAGCGTATGCGGACCGCACGTTCGACTTCATCACCAAGACGCCCCCGGCGAGCTTCTTCTTGAAAAAGGCCGCGAAGTTGGCAAAGGGATCCGGTGAAACCGGCAAGGAAGTCATCGGTCGTGTGACCATGGCTCAGTGTAGAGAAATAGCTGAAGCCAAGATGGTTGACTTAAATGCTCATGATTTGGATCAAGCCGCGAAAATGATCGCAGGCTCTGCCAAGTCCATGGGCTTGGAAGTGGTGGGTTAG